Proteins encoded together in one Oceanobacillus iheyensis HTE831 window:
- the rpmA gene encoding 50S ribosomal protein L27 — protein MLRLDLQFFSTKKGQGSSKNGRDSESKRLGSKRADGQFVSGGSILYRQRGTKIYPGENVGRGGDDTLFSKIDGVVKFERYGRNRKKVSVYPVAKEA, from the coding sequence ATGCTACGTCTTGATTTACAATTTTTCTCTACGAAAAAAGGGCAAGGTAGTTCCAAAAACGGACGTGATTCTGAATCGAAACGCCTAGGTTCTAAGCGTGCAGACGGTCAATTTGTGTCTGGCGGATCTATCCTTTATCGCCAACGTGGAACAAAAATCTACCCAGGTGAAAACGTGGGTCGCGGCGGAGATGACACGCTTTTCTCAAAAATCGACGGTGTTGTGAAATTCGAACGCTATGGTCGTAACCGTAAAAAAGTAAGTGTATATCCAGTTGCTAAAGAAGCATAA
- a CDS encoding Spo0B domain-containing protein — MTDNVLHIIQHYRHDLMNRLQLVSGYLSMGKVEKAEDKLNEAIAYYEEERKLMQLQAPSLMLWILEFERYYKSYSMTYFIEATSTTSNHLINDEWIVSKCNQIMHELQNHLNSDSMYEVEIRIIDNINNDRWDIVYSIQGNIPNLAIDVLQSNLGNVQIERFNDRLQFVFSLIRE; from the coding sequence ATGACTGACAATGTACTGCATATAATTCAACATTATCGTCATGATTTAATGAATCGATTACAACTAGTATCTGGATATTTGAGTATGGGGAAAGTAGAAAAGGCTGAAGATAAATTAAATGAGGCGATTGCTTATTACGAAGAAGAGAGGAAATTAATGCAATTACAGGCTCCTTCTTTAATGCTATGGATATTAGAATTCGAACGATATTATAAATCGTATTCGATGACTTACTTTATAGAAGCAACTTCTACTACTTCTAATCATTTAATAAATGATGAATGGATAGTAAGCAAATGTAATCAAATAATGCATGAATTACAGAATCACTTAAATTCTGATTCCATGTATGAAGTGGAAATACGAATTATAGATAACATCAATAATGACCGATGGGATATTGTTTATAGTATACAAGGAAATATTCCTAATCTGGCAATTGACGTTTTGCAAAGTAATTTAGGAAATGTACAAATCGAACGATTTAATGACCGGTTGCAATTCGTATTCTCGCTAATTAGAGAATAA
- a CDS encoding site-2 protease family protein: MTIIKRWIPPIRIHPILLIFIIVSFLTGTIMEMAIIFSLVLLHELGHFFAATYYKWRIPLVILWAFGGVMKTDEHGNKPIREELVVTIAGPFVHILIYGGLFLVNEFQLLPEALISLIFYYNSMILLFNLIPVWPLDGGKLLLLLCSYLFPFKGAYHFTILSSFVMIVVVVAVQFLFLPFTLSAFFVWAFLFVENWREWKQRFYVFIRFLLHRYEGKHIVRSVKPLYVSSESTYGEVLSFFHREKKHPIYIKYPDQSRIFLDDNECLELYFKENQIKGRIGDSFLYK, from the coding sequence ATGACAATAATTAAAAGATGGATTCCACCTATTCGCATACACCCCATTTTATTAATATTTATCATCGTGTCCTTTTTAACGGGTACTATTATGGAAATGGCAATTATCTTTTCTCTTGTTCTTTTGCATGAACTTGGGCATTTTTTTGCAGCTACGTACTATAAATGGCGAATTCCTTTAGTTATATTGTGGGCATTTGGTGGAGTAATGAAAACGGATGAACATGGAAATAAACCGATTCGAGAAGAGTTAGTTGTAACTATTGCGGGACCATTTGTTCATATTCTTATTTATGGTGGATTGTTTTTGGTGAACGAGTTTCAATTATTGCCGGAGGCGTTGATTTCTTTAATTTTCTATTATAATTCGATGATCCTCTTGTTTAATTTAATACCAGTTTGGCCATTAGATGGCGGTAAATTATTATTATTACTTTGTTCGTATTTATTTCCTTTTAAAGGAGCATACCATTTTACGATATTATCATCATTCGTTATGATAGTAGTTGTTGTAGCCGTACAATTCTTATTTTTACCTTTTACGTTGAGTGCTTTTTTTGTCTGGGCATTTCTATTTGTGGAAAATTGGAGAGAGTGGAAGCAACGTTTCTATGTGTTTATAAGATTTCTGCTTCACCGATATGAAGGAAAACATATTGTTCGTTCTGTAAAGCCTTTATATGTCTCATCTGAAAGTACATATGGAGAGGTATTGTCTTTCTTTCATCGTGAAAAAAAACATCCAATTTATATAAAATACCCAGATCAATCGAGAATATTTTTAGATGATAATGAATGTCTAGAACTTTATTTTAAGGAGAATCAAATTAAAGGTAGAATTGGCGATTCTTTTTTGTATAAGTAA
- a CDS encoding ribosomal-processing cysteine protease Prp, which yields MIKVTVFQTNNQITAFELSGHADSGPYGYDLVCAGVSAVSFGGVNAVIKLCDTDLHIDQGKDGGYLYVGIPEDLDLEVAERIQLLLEGMVVSLQTIEAEYGNHMQVNYK from the coding sequence ATGATTAAAGTTACTGTATTCCAAACAAACAACCAAATAACGGCATTTGAACTTTCTGGACATGCAGATAGTGGACCATATGGTTATGACCTTGTCTGTGCAGGAGTATCTGCTGTATCGTTTGGGGGAGTGAATGCAGTAATTAAATTATGTGATACAGATTTGCATATTGATCAAGGGAAAGACGGAGGCTACTTATACGTAGGAATTCCTGAAGACCTTGATCTAGAGGTAGCTGAACGTATTCAGCTACTATTAGAAGGTATGGTAGTATCCCTTCAAACAATTGAAGCGGAATACGGAAATCATATGCAAGTGAATTATAAATAA
- the rplU gene encoding 50S ribosomal protein L21 yields MYAIIETGGKQIKVVEGQEIYVEKVTADVNESVTFDKVLFIGGDDVKVGAPLIDGATVTAKVEKHGRQKKIDVHKFKPKKNYHRKQGHRQPYTKLVIDKINA; encoded by the coding sequence ATGTACGCAATTATTGAAACTGGTGGTAAGCAAATTAAAGTAGTTGAAGGCCAAGAAATCTATGTAGAAAAAGTTACAGCTGATGTAAATGAATCTGTTACATTTGACAAAGTACTATTCATTGGTGGGGATGACGTTAAAGTTGGTGCTCCATTAATCGACGGTGCTACTGTTACTGCAAAAGTAGAAAAACATGGTCGTCAAAAGAAAATTGATGTACACAAGTTTAAGCCGAAAAAGAACTATCATCGTAAACAAGGTCATCGTCAACCTTACACGAAGTTAGTAATCGACAAAATTAATGCATAA